From Xiphophorus hellerii strain 12219 chromosome 9, Xiphophorus_hellerii-4.1, whole genome shotgun sequence, a single genomic window includes:
- the podn gene encoding podocan isoform X2 — protein sequence MDFPKHSILQAFSVMLLVWMLVRCQTPVEPEEEEEEEAVKEADTATLNNKIKEITVEHISHLHQLETLNLQNNWLTTDGLEDEGFEMLEELAYLYLANNKLSSAPRVLPPSLVSADFAANQLSRIYPYTFGHKPKLRSVYLHNNKLTDEGLPNNMFNASDTLEILTISSNFLRVVPSNLPSSLLRLHLKSNRLEKIPAGAFEDLRNLRELYLQNNLLTNDGMDNETFSQLSNLEYLDLSNNNLSVVPMGLPRNLVLLHLEKNAIRSIPGDALISVRNIEYLLLHNNKLRSRSIHPMAFQGLKKLHTLHLYNNLLERVPRGLPRRAKTLMLLHNFVSEIGRNDLSLLYTLTELNLSYNKLTNTKIHRDAFRKLRILETLDLSGNALHAIPLGLPHSLKVLEIKNNQLSAIPYGALAGMQKLQKLILSDNKLKLNSAYQGAWMELSALTTLDLSGNQLTHIPSDLPESLEYLYLQSNRISSVPASAFEGTPNIKGIFLRFNRLSVDSVDESSFAHLVNLQVLDFGTGNTELSSKTDEKEVGEVMEQET from the exons AACAACAAAATCAAGGAAATAACAGTGGAGCACATTTCCCATCTGCATCAACTCGAGACTCTCAACCTCCAAAACAACTGGCTCACCACAGACG GCCTTGAAGATGAAGGCTTTGAAATGCTTGAAGAGCTGGCTTATTTGTACCTGGCTAACAACAAG CTCTCCTCTGCACCAAGAGTTCTGCCGCCATCTTTGGTCAGCGCTGATTTTGCTGCTAATCAGCTCTCCAGGATCTACCCATACACATTTGGTCATAAACCAAAACTAAG GTCTGTGTATCTCCATAACAACAAGCTGACAGATGAAGGACTTCCCAATAACATGTTCAATGCTTCTGACACGCTGGAGATCCTCACCATATCCAGCAACTTCCTGAGGGTCGTTCCCAGCAATCTGCCGTCCAGTCTTCTCCGACTTCATCTGAAG AGTAACCGGCTGGAGAAAATCCCAGCAGGGGCCTTTGAGGATTTGCGCAACCTTCGAGAACTTTATCTCCAGAACAACCTCCTCACCAATGATGGGATGGACAACGAGACTTTCAG CCAGCTGAGTAACCTCGAGTATCTTGACTTGTCAAATAACAACCTGAGTGTTGTTCCTATGGGTTTGCCTCGCAACCTGGTGCTGCTGCACCTGGAGAAGAACGCCATCCGCAGCATTCCTGGAGACGCGCTCATCTCTGTGCGGAACATTGAATACCTGCTACTTCACAATAACAAGCTGCGCTCCCGCTCTATACACCCAATGGCCTTCCAG GGCTTGAAGAAGTTGCACACACTTCATTTGTATAATAACTTGCTGGAACGAGTTCCCAGAGGCTTACCTCGGCGAGCCAAGACTCTCATGCTGCTCCACAACTTTGTTTCTGAAATTGGCCGCAATGACTTGTCCTTGCTGTATACCCTGACTGAGCTCAATCTCAGCTACAACAAACTGACCAACACCAAGATTCACCGTGACGCCTTCAGAAAGCTGCGCATACTGGAAACTCTGGACCTGTCTGGAAATGCCCTTCATGCCATTCCCCTGGGCCTTCCGCACAGTCTGAAGGTTCTGGAGATCAAGAACAACCAGCTCAGTGCTATACCATATGGAGCCCTGGCAGGAATGCAGAAGCTACAGAAGTTGATCCTCAGTGACAACAAACTAAAACTCAACTCAGCCTACCAAGGAGCTTGGATGGAGCTCAGTGCTCTCACA acACTAGACCTTTCTGGTAACCAGCTAACACACATCCCATCAGACCTTCCTGAGTCTCTGGAGTATCTTTACCTGCAAAGCAACCGGATCTCCAGTGTTCCTGCTTCAGCGTTTGAAGGCACTCCAAACATTAAAGGCATCTTCCTTCG GTTTAACCGGCTGTCGGTGGACTCTGTAGACGAGAGCTCCTTCGCCCACCTCGTCAACTTGCAGGTGCTGGACTTTGGGACGGGAAACACAGAGCTGTCCtcaaaaacagatgagaaagaaGTTGGAGAGGTGATGGAGCAGGAAACATAG